The Indicator indicator isolate 239-I01 chromosome 38, UM_Iind_1.1, whole genome shotgun sequence genome window below encodes:
- the BRF2 gene encoding transcription factor IIIB 50 kDa subunit, which translates to MAERGRCPECGSAELVEDSHYAQQQLVCAACGCVLAEGLLTTTYSEEEHLREVAYSHSTGQKEQLSRCLQRGIRRVQDLCKVLQLPTVFEETAVSYFQRALQHPSFHLVSVEKKELLGGCCVFVTCRQHNWPLTMGTICSLLYAKQELFAGVFLSLQKELGLSVPALSLADLVKTHLNSFQLFQHTANVPAPFVEDKEKMVTRTMQLVELASETWLVTGRHPVPIVTAAAFLSWQSLQPAARLTCTLARFCKLAAVDLPPPAHLRLKELLEILLRMASQLAWVRVFKLDKKTVVKHIGDLLQHRIFLLKNAFCLEEEEEEEEEQQQCAVDLGEGSQGEESQGKGSLGKSSPDEGSLGEGPPGKGSPSSPPQAVPDKGCPSGGEHQRGGGRRPLLPPCLIHPRKRLRTAAPSALDAAITGDEHISDSEIEQYLRGPEEIRAFRKVKAWP; encoded by the exons ATGGCGGAGCGGGGCCGGTGCCCCGAGTGTGGCTCCGCGGAGCTCGTGGAGGACTCGCACTACGCGCAGCAGCAGCTGGTCTGTGCCGCCTGCGGTTGCGTCCTCGCCGAGGGGCTCCTCACCACCACCTACAGCGAGGAGGAGCATCTGCGAG AGGTGGCCTATTCCCACAGCACTGGccagaaggagcagctgagccgCTGCCTGCAGAGAG ggaTCAGGAGGGTCCAGGATCTCTGTAAAGTCCTCCAGCTGCCCACAGTGTTTGAGGAGACGGCGGTGTCGTACTtccagagagctctgcagcatccctccttccacctggtcagtgtggagaagaaggagctgctggggggctgCTGTGTCTTTGTGACTTGTCGACAGCACAACTGGCCCCTGACCATGGGGACCATCTGCTCCCTCCTGTATGCGAAGCAGGAGCTCTTTGCTGGTGTCTTCCTCAGCCTTCAGAAGGAGTTGGGGCTCTCGGTGCCAGCCCTCAGCTTGGCAGACCTGGTGAAGACACACCTCAACAG TTTTCAGCTCTTCCAGCACACGGCCAACGTCCCTGCTCCATTTGTGGAGGACAAGGAGAAGATGGTCACCAGGACCATGCAATTGGTGGAGCTGGCCAGTGAGACCTGGCTGGTCACTGGCCGGCACCCTGTGCCCATCGTCACAGCCGCAGCCTTCCTGTCCTGGCAGTcgctgcagcctgctgcccgCCTCACCTGCACTCTGGCACGGTTCTGCAAGCTGGCTGCTGTGGACTTGCCACCACCAGCACACCTGAGGCTGAAGGAACTTCTTGAGATCCTCCTGAGGATGGCCTCCCAGCTGGCTTGGGTGAGGGTCTTTAAACTGGACAAGAAAACGGTGGTCAAGCACATcggggacctgctgcagcaccgaattttcctgctgaaaaatgctttctgcctggaggaggaggaggaggaggaggaggagcagcagcagtgtgctgtgGACCTGGGTGAGGGCTCCCAAGGAGAGGAGTCCCAGGGCAAGGGCTCCCTGGGCAAGTCCTCTCCAGATGAGGGCTCCCTGGGTGAGGGTCCCCCAGGCAAAGGCTCCCCTagctctcctccccaggcagtgccagaCAAGGGCTGTCCCTCAGGAGGGGAACACCAGCGTGGGGGTGGCAGGAGgcccctgctgccaccctgcctCATCCATCCCAGGAAGAGGCTGCGGACAGCAGCCCCCAGCGCCCTGGACGCTGCCATCACCGGCGATGAGCACATCTCCGACAGCGAAATCGAGCAGTACCTGCGGGGCCCAGAGGAGATCAGGGCCTTCAGGAAGGTCAAGGCCTGGCCCTGA